The following coding sequences lie in one Arachis hypogaea cultivar Tifrunner chromosome 4, arahy.Tifrunner.gnm2.J5K5, whole genome shotgun sequence genomic window:
- the LOC112794618 gene encoding uncharacterized protein — protein MTKVIINDLGDELFAVLVDETRDISIKEQMSVCLRYVNKEGQVREHFFGLVHVSNTNVLSLKLALESLLETYNLSLSRVRGQGYDGATSCKRRDMLRDSQMTKTVEALQSGEISSGCGLNQEIALKKARDTRWGAHYETILRLISLFLFVVNVLEYVKDDGNNSEQRAEACHLLNVIQSFEFIFNLHLMKNILGVTNELSQAVQRNDQDIVNAMALVKVSKQRLHYKR, from the exons ATGACAAAAGTTATTATTAATGATCTTGGGGATGAATTGTTTGCTGTTTTGGTTGATGAAACCCGTGACATTTCTATTAAGGAGCAAATGTCAGTTTGTTTAAGGTATGTGAATAAAGAAGGGCAAGTTAGGGAGCATTTTTTTGGCCTTGTTCATGTTTCTAATACTAATGttttatctctaaaattagcATTGGAGTCATTATTAGAAACATATAATTTAAGTTTATCAAGAGTACGTGGTCAAGGATACGATGGTGCAA CTTCGTGTAAACGAAGAGATATGCTTCGTGATAGTCAGATGACTAAGACAGTTGAAGCATTACAAAGTGGAGAAATTTCTAGTGGATGTGGTTTGAATCAAGAAATAGCTTTGAAAAAAGCTAGAGACACTAGATGGGGTGCACACTATGAAACTATACTTagattaatttctttgtttcttttcgtGGTCAATGTTCTTGAATATGTTAAGGATGATGGAAATAATTCAGAACAAAGAGCTGAAGCATGTCATTTATTGAATGTCATTCAATCTTTTGAATTCATTTTCAACTTGCATTTGATGAAAAATATCTTGGGAGTTACTAATGAATTATCTCAAGCGGTACAAAGGAATGATCAAGACATTGTAAATGCTATGGCATTAGTTAAAGTGTCTAAGCAACGGTTGCACTATAAGAGATGA
- the LOC112794195 gene encoding uncharacterized protein, with the protein MDSSLAKLGFFFVLLAFASSLGAKAESEHPNAAETNKLDKRACLSNVECGNGLCVNRFCDYRSDFKEKGLKFEAKDPNTEIDIVLTCESERNCPPGCRCFNARCECHHAN; encoded by the exons ATGGACAGTTCTCTGGCTAAGCTTGGTTTCTTTTTCGTCCTCTTGGCATTTGCTTCATCATTAG GTGCAAAGGCTGAATCAGAACATCCAAACGCAGCAGAAACCAATAAGTTGGATAAACGAGCATGCCTATCTAATGTGGAGTGTGGTAACGGTTTGTGTGTTAACCGTTTCTGTGATTATAGATCTGACTTCaaagaaaaag GGTTGAAGTTTGAAGCTAAAGATCCAAACACAGAAATTGATATAGTTCTTACTTGTGAGAGTGAACGCAATTGCCCTCCTGGTTGCCGTTGCTTTAACGCTCGATGTGAGTGTCATCATGCCAATTGA